From Microcaecilia unicolor chromosome 11, aMicUni1.1, whole genome shotgun sequence, the proteins below share one genomic window:
- the SLC5A5 gene encoding sodium/iodide cotransporter, which translates to MEEYDLFAPEKLTFGLWDYGVFALMLLISTSIGLFYAFAKGKQKTSDDFFTGGRSMSAVPVGLSLAASFMSAIQVLGVPAEAYRYGVKFLQMCISQILNSVLTAYIFLPVFYRLGITSTYEYLEMRFSKSVRLCGTIQYVIGTMLYTGIVIYTPALILNQVTGLDIWASLLSTGAICTIYTTLGGMKAVIWTDVFQVLVMMSGFFAIVIQGTILLGGAGNVLEIASNNSRINFGDFDPDPRSRYTFWTFLFGGTLLWLSMYGVNQAQVQRYISCKTEREAKLAILVNQGALCLIVGSAVACGIVMFALYRNCDPLLAGYVSAPDQYIPFLVLEIFEQYPGVPGLFLACAYSGTLSTASTSINAMAAVTVEDLIKPNMPSLSQKKIALISKGLSLIYGSACITVAALSSLLGGGVLQGSFTVMGVIGGPLLGAFILGMLIPAANTYGVFSGLAAGFALSFWVAVGGTLYPPSAKTMGVLPTYADLCPLYNSTNGTIIMGPLPPANISTPLDRPAIADDFYAISYMYYGALGTLSTVVIGVLVSYITGATKRSELAPGLLWWDLMKQGATFTPQLKTDSSEESLTEYSDDSLEMKTKAFGAATFLVHGVTGAHEVDRLLLVRKDGTTEVLPKADSMDGRASSWISRPVDKRFFHLLAETDV; encoded by the exons ATGGAAGAGTACGATCTCTTTGCGCCAGAGAAGTTAACCTTCGGACTCTGGGATTACGGAGTCTTCGCCCTCATGCTGCTCATCTCCACTAGCATTGGCCTCTTTTATGCCTTTGCCAAAGGCAAGCAGAAAACCTCGGATGACTTCTTCACGGGCGGACGGTCAATGTCTGCCGTGCCAGTGGGCTTATCCCTTGCTGCCAGCTTCATGTCTGCCATCCAGGTGTTGGGGGTGCCTGCGGAAGCCTACCGCTATGGTGTCAAATTTTTACAGATGTGCATCAGTCAGATATTGAACAGTGTTCTGACTGCCTATATCTTCTTACCTGTCTTCTACCGCCTGGGGATAACAAGCACTTATGAG TACCTGGAAATGAGGTTCAGTAAGTCGGTGCGGCTGTGTGGAACCATTCAGTACGTCATTGGCACG ATGCTGTATACTGGGATTGTCATCTACACCCCTGCATTAATACTCAACCAAG TAACTGGTCtggatatatgggcatctcttcTCTCTACTGGGGCCATCTGCACCATTTACACAACGCTG gGTGGGATGAAAGCTGTGATCTGGACAGATGTGTTCCAGGTGTTGGTGATGATGTCTGGCTTCTTTGCAATTGTCATCCAAGGGACGATACTGCTTGGTGGAGCTGGAAACGTGCTGGAAATCGCCAGCAATAACTCCAGAATCAACTTTGGGGA CTTTGATCCCGATCCTCGGAGTCGTTATACCTTCTGGACCTTCCTCTTTGGTGGCACCTTACTCTGGTTGTCCATGTATGGAGTCAACCAGGCACAAGTCCAGCGTTACATCTCCTGCAAGACGGAACGTGAGGCAAAGCT TGCTATCCTGGTGAATCAAGGGGCTCTCTGCCTCATTGTGGGCAGTGCGGTGGCCTGTGGCATTGTGATGTTTGCCCTCTACAGAAACTGTGACCCTTTGCTGGCAGGATACGTCTCAGCTCCAGACCAG TACATACCTTTCCTGGTGCTGGAGATTTTTGAGCAGTATCCTGGGGTTCCTGGTCTCTTCCTGGCTTGTGCCTACAGTGGAACTTTAAG CACGGCTTCCACCAGCATCAACGCCATGGCTGCAGTAACTGTAGAAGATCTGATCAAGCCCAACATGCCTTCGCTGTCCCAGAAGAAGATAGCCCTCATTTCCAAGGGACTCT CATTGATCTATGGCAGTGCGTGTATCACTGTGGCggctctttcttccctacttggAGGTGGTGTACTGCAG GGTTCCTTCACTGTCATGGGTGTTATCGGTGGTCCACTGCTTGGAGCTTTCATACTTGGGATGTTAATACCAGCTGCAAATACGTAT GGTGTCTTTAGTGGTCTGGCAGCAGGATTTGCCTTGTCCTTCTGGGTAGCTGTGGGGGGGACACTCTACCCACCCTCCGCAAAGACAATGGGGGTTTTGCCAACGTATGCTGATCTCTGTCCCTTATACAATTCCACCAATGGTACCATCATCATGGGACCGTTGCCCCCGGCAAATATTTCAACACCCCTAGACAG GCCGGCCATTGCAGATGACTTCTATGCTATATCGTACATGTACTATGGGGCTCTGGGAACACTGAGCACAGTCGTGATAGGCGTCCTGGTCAGTTACATAACAG GTGCTACTAAGAGGAGTGAGCTTGCACCAGGGCTGCTGTGGTGGGACCTCATGAAGCAGGGGGCAACGTTTACACCTCAACTGAAgacagactcctcggaggagagcCTGACAGAG TACTCAGATGACTCTCTTGAGATGAAAACCAAGGCCTTTGGAGCTGCCACGTTTCTGGTGCATGGTGTGACAGGTGCACATGAAGTGGATCGGCTCCTGTTGGTGAGAAAGGATGGCACCACAGAAGTTCTGCCAAAGGCTGACTCCATGGATGGACGGGCTTCTTCATGGATATCCCGCCCAGTGGATAAAAGATTCTTCCATCTACTGGCAGAAACAGATgtgtag